One stretch of Cedecea neteri DNA includes these proteins:
- the parE gene encoding DNA topoisomerase IV subunit B — translation MTQSYNADDIEVLTGLEPVRRRPGMYTDTTRPNHLGQEVIDNSVDEALAGHAKRVDVILHADQSLEVIDDGRGMPVDIHSEEKVPAIELILCRLHAGGKFSNKNYQFSGGLHGVGISVVNALSKRVEVTVRRDAQVYSIAFENGDKVQDLEVIGTCGKRNTGTSVHFWPDESFFDSPRFSVSRLSHLLKAKAVLCPGVEITFTDKVNNTEQRWCYLDGLNDYLCEAVNGLITLPEAPFIGNFSGDTEAVDWALLWLPEGGELLTESYVNLIPTMQGGTHVNGLRQGLLDAMREFCEYRNILPRGVKLSAEDIWERCAYVLSVKMQDPQFAGQTKERLSSRQCAAFVSGVVKDAFSLWLNQNVQAAEQLAELAISSAQRRMRAAKKVVRKKLTSGPALPGKLADCSAQDLTRTELFLVEGDSAGGSAKQARDREYQAIMPLKGKILNTWEVSSDEVLASQEVHDISVAIGIDPDSEDLSQLRYGKVCILADADSDGLHIATLLCALFVRHFRSLVKGGHVYVAMPPLYRIDLGKEVYYALDEEEKAGVLEQLKRKKGKPNVQRFKGLGEMNPLQLRETTLDPNTRRLVQLTISDEDDQRTLATMDMLLAKKRSEDRRNWLQEKGDMADIEG, via the coding sequence ATGACGCAATCCTATAATGCCGATGATATAGAGGTGCTCACCGGGCTTGAGCCAGTTCGCCGCCGCCCGGGGATGTACACCGACACCACTCGTCCTAACCATTTAGGGCAGGAAGTCATTGATAACAGCGTGGATGAAGCGCTGGCGGGTCACGCCAAACGCGTGGACGTCATCCTGCATGCCGATCAGTCTCTGGAAGTCATTGACGACGGGCGAGGGATGCCTGTTGATATCCATTCCGAAGAGAAGGTTCCGGCCATTGAGCTGATCCTTTGTCGCCTGCACGCAGGCGGTAAATTCTCCAATAAAAACTACCAGTTTTCCGGCGGCCTTCACGGCGTAGGGATTTCCGTGGTTAACGCCCTTTCCAAACGCGTTGAAGTGACCGTCCGCCGTGACGCTCAGGTATACAGCATCGCTTTTGAAAACGGCGATAAAGTGCAGGATCTGGAAGTGATTGGCACCTGCGGTAAGCGTAATACCGGCACCAGCGTTCACTTCTGGCCGGATGAAAGCTTCTTCGATAGCCCGCGTTTTTCCGTTTCACGCCTCAGCCACCTGCTGAAAGCGAAGGCCGTGCTGTGCCCTGGGGTAGAAATTACCTTTACCGATAAAGTGAATAACACCGAGCAGCGCTGGTGCTATCTGGATGGCCTGAACGATTACCTGTGCGAAGCGGTGAATGGCCTGATAACGCTGCCGGAAGCGCCATTTATCGGCAATTTCTCTGGCGATACCGAAGCGGTTGACTGGGCGCTGCTCTGGCTGCCGGAAGGCGGCGAGCTGCTGACGGAAAGCTACGTCAACCTGATCCCAACCATGCAGGGCGGGACGCATGTCAATGGCCTGCGTCAGGGCCTGCTCGACGCGATGCGGGAGTTCTGCGAATACCGCAATATTCTGCCGCGTGGCGTGAAGCTTTCTGCGGAAGATATCTGGGAGCGCTGCGCCTACGTGCTGTCGGTCAAAATGCAGGATCCTCAGTTTGCCGGTCAGACCAAAGAACGTCTGTCTTCGCGCCAGTGTGCGGCTTTTGTCTCTGGCGTAGTGAAAGATGCTTTCAGCCTGTGGCTGAACCAGAACGTGCAGGCGGCGGAACAGCTGGCCGAGCTGGCTATTTCCAGCGCCCAGAGGCGTATGCGTGCGGCGAAAAAAGTTGTGCGTAAGAAGCTGACCAGCGGCCCGGCGCTACCAGGCAAGCTGGCTGACTGTAGCGCGCAGGATTTAACCCGCACCGAACTTTTCCTGGTGGAAGGGGACTCGGCGGGAGGCTCTGCGAAGCAGGCTCGCGACCGTGAGTATCAGGCGATCATGCCGCTGAAAGGTAAGATCCTGAACACATGGGAAGTTTCCTCTGACGAAGTGCTGGCCTCGCAGGAAGTTCACGACATCTCCGTGGCGATCGGTATCGATCCTGACAGCGAAGATCTGAGCCAGCTGCGCTACGGCAAAGTTTGTATTCTTGCGGATGCGGACTCCGACGGTCTGCACATTGCCACGCTGCTGTGCGCGCTCTTTGTACGCCACTTCCGGTCGTTAGTGAAAGGCGGTCACGTTTATGTGGCAATGCCGCCGCTCTACCGCATCGATTTGGGTAAAGAGGTTTATTACGCGCTGGACGAAGAAGAAAAAGCGGGCGTGCTGGAACAGCTTAAGCGTAAGAAAGGGAAGCCAAACGTGCAGCGCTTTAAAGGCCTGGGCGAGATGAATCCGCTTCAGCTGCGCGAAACCACGCTTGATCCTAACACCCGCCGTCTTGTGCAACTGACTATCAGCGATGAAGACGATCAGCGCACCCTGGCGACTATGGATATGCTGCTTGCCAAGAAACGTTCAGAAGACCGTCGTAACTGGCTGCAAGAAAAAGGCGACATGGCCGATATCGAGGGTTAA
- a CDS encoding putative quinol monooxygenase, giving the protein MLTVIAEIRTRPGSHHRQAVIAAFEKIIPTVLQEDGCHGYAPLVDHNAQVAFQTTAPDSIFMLEKWESVAHLEAHLQTTHMKEHSARVKEDVLEVHIRILEEAVK; this is encoded by the coding sequence ATGCTGACAGTGATTGCAGAAATTCGCACACGTCCCGGTTCACACCACCGCCAGGCTGTGATTGCGGCATTTGAGAAGATTATTCCAACCGTACTGCAGGAAGACGGCTGCCACGGCTACGCGCCGCTGGTCGATCACAACGCCCAGGTCGCATTCCAGACCACCGCCCCGGATTCCATCTTCATGCTGGAAAAATGGGAAAGCGTTGCGCATCTGGAAGCCCATCTTCAGACTACGCACATGAAAGAGCATAGCGCTCGCGTGAAAGAAGACGTGCTGGAAGTACATATCCGCATTCTCGAAGAAGCCGTGAAATAA
- a CDS encoding NAD(P)H-dependent oxidoreductase: MSNILIINGGKKFGHSNGQLNDTLTEVAESYLRDLGHDVQVTRADSEYDVKAEVEKFLWADSIIWQMPGWWMGAPWTVKKYIDDVFTEGHGSLYASDGRTRSDASKKYGSGGLIQGKTYMISLTWNAPLEAFTEKDQFFHGVGVDGVYLPFHKANQFLGMEGLPTFIANDVIKSPDVPHYVAEYRKHLAGIFA, from the coding sequence ATGAGCAATATCCTGATTATCAACGGCGGTAAAAAATTCGGTCACTCCAACGGCCAGCTTAATGACACCCTGACTGAAGTCGCGGAAAGCTATTTGCGCGACCTCGGGCATGATGTTCAGGTGACCCGCGCGGACAGCGAATACGACGTCAAAGCGGAAGTTGAGAAGTTCCTCTGGGCTGACAGCATCATCTGGCAGATGCCGGGCTGGTGGATGGGTGCCCCGTGGACGGTCAAAAAATACATCGACGATGTGTTCACCGAAGGCCACGGCTCCCTGTACGCAAGCGACGGCCGTACCCGTTCAGATGCGTCTAAAAAATATGGCTCCGGCGGCTTGATTCAGGGTAAAACCTACATGATCTCCCTGACGTGGAACGCGCCTTTAGAAGCTTTCACCGAAAAAGATCAGTTCTTCCATGGCGTTGGCGTAGACGGCGTGTATCTTCCGTTCCACAAGGCTAACCAGTTCCTGGGCATGGAAGGGTTACCTACCTTTATCGCTAATGACGTCATCAAATCTCCGGACGTGCCACATTATGTAGCAGAATATCGCAAGCATCTGGCTGGTATTTTTGCTTAA
- the qseB gene encoding quorum sensing response regulator transcription factor QseB, producing MRLLLIEDDPLIGDGIKAGLIKMGFAVDWFSDGAQGRAALGQAPYDAVVLDLSLPGMDGLDILRTWRKEGHNEPVLILTARDSLDERIEGLQLGADDYLCKPFALTEVAVRLQVLIRRAHGHAQPELTYGNVVLSPTNLTASLNGEPLQLKPKEFALLELLMRNAGRVLPRTLIEEKIYNWDDEVSRNALEVHIHHLRKKLGSGFIRTVHGIGYTLGDTC from the coding sequence ATGCGCCTACTATTAATTGAGGACGATCCGCTGATTGGCGACGGCATCAAAGCCGGGTTGATCAAAATGGGGTTTGCGGTCGACTGGTTTAGCGATGGAGCACAAGGGCGTGCCGCGCTCGGCCAGGCACCTTACGACGCCGTCGTACTGGACCTAAGCCTGCCGGGCATGGATGGTCTGGACATTCTACGAACCTGGCGTAAAGAAGGGCACAACGAACCGGTGCTGATTTTAACGGCCAGAGATTCGCTGGACGAGCGCATTGAAGGTCTCCAACTGGGTGCGGATGACTACCTTTGTAAACCTTTTGCGCTTACCGAAGTGGCTGTCCGGCTGCAGGTACTCATTCGCCGTGCGCACGGCCACGCACAGCCTGAACTGACCTACGGCAACGTCGTGCTTTCCCCGACAAACCTCACCGCCTCGCTCAATGGTGAACCCTTACAGCTAAAGCCTAAGGAATTTGCCCTGCTGGAACTGCTGATGCGAAACGCCGGACGCGTTCTGCCACGCACGTTAATCGAGGAAAAAATCTATAACTGGGACGACGAAGTGTCACGCAATGCCCTTGAAGTCCACATCCACCATCTACGCAAAAAGCTGGGTAGCGGCTTTATTCGCACCGTGCATGGTATTGGCTATACGCTGGGTGATACATGCTGA
- a CDS encoding YgiW/YdeI family stress tolerance OB fold protein has translation MKKTAALFAIIALTSAPLFAAQTGGFVDPNAAVQTQPVQQGGFVGPTGSKTTVKQAKTFSDDTWVTLTGKIEQRIGGDDYIFRDATDSINVDIDHKRWNGQTVTPQDTVEIQGKVDKDWNSIEIDVKQINKLK, from the coding sequence ATGAAAAAGACTGCAGCTTTGTTCGCCATTATTGCTTTAACTTCCGCCCCTCTTTTTGCCGCGCAAACGGGCGGTTTTGTTGACCCGAATGCGGCTGTGCAAACTCAGCCGGTACAGCAGGGCGGCTTCGTTGGCCCAACGGGCAGTAAAACCACGGTGAAGCAGGCAAAAACATTCTCTGATGACACCTGGGTAACGCTGACCGGTAAAATCGAACAGCGCATTGGTGGTGATGACTACATCTTCCGTGACGCGACCGACAGCATCAACGTGGACATCGACCATAAGCGCTGGAACGGCCAGACTGTTACCCCGCAGGATACCGTCGAAATTCAGGGTAAGGTCGATAAAGACTGGAACTCGATTGAAATCGACGTAAAGCAAATTAACAAACTGAAGTAA
- the parC gene encoding DNA topoisomerase IV subunit A, with protein MSDLTHDGAERLALHEFTENAYLNYSMYVIMDRALPFIGDGLKPVQRRIVYAMSELGLNASAKFKKSARTVGDVLGKYHPHGDSACYEAMVLMAQPFSYRYPLVDGQGNWGAPDDPKSFAAMRYTESRLSKYAELLLGELGQGTVDYVPNFDGTLQEPKMLPARLPNILLNGTTGIAVGMATDIPPHNLREVAQAAITLIDQPKTTLDDLLDIVHGPDYPTEAEIITPREDIRKIYQNGRGSVRMRAVWRKEDGDVVITALPHQVSGARVLEQIASQMRAKKLPMVEDLRDESNHENPTRLVIVPRSNRVDVEQVMNHLFATTDLEKSYRINLNMIGLDGRPAVKNLLEILSEWLVYRRDTVRRRLNYRLEKVLKRLHILEGLLVAFLNIDEVIHIIRSEDEPKPALMSRFGISETQAEAILELKLRHLARLEEVKIRGEQDELEKERDQLQGILASERKMNTLLKKELQSDADTYGDARRSPLHERGEAKAMSEHDMVPSEPVTIVLSQMGWVRSAKGHDIDAPGLSYKAGDSYLGSAKGKSNQPVAFIDSTGRSYALDPITLPSARGQGEPLTGKLTPPPGATVDYVLMAADDQKLLMASDAGYGFVCTFNDVVSRNRAGKALISLPDNARILPPLEIHSADDMLLAITAAGRMLMFPVSDLPELSKGKGNKIISIPAAEAAKGEDKLAHLFILPPQSTLTLHVGKRKIKLRPEELQKITGERGRRGTLMRGLQRIDRVDVDSPMRAGAGDSEE; from the coding sequence ATGAGTGATTTGACTCATGATGGTGCTGAGCGTCTTGCGCTGCACGAATTCACGGAAAATGCGTATCTCAACTATTCCATGTACGTCATCATGGACCGCGCCCTGCCGTTTATCGGTGACGGGCTTAAGCCGGTTCAGCGTCGAATCGTATATGCGATGTCAGAGCTGGGGCTAAACGCCAGCGCGAAATTCAAAAAATCTGCACGTACCGTGGGTGATGTGCTGGGTAAATACCATCCGCATGGCGACAGCGCCTGTTATGAAGCGATGGTCCTGATGGCGCAGCCATTCTCATACCGCTATCCGTTGGTAGACGGGCAGGGGAACTGGGGGGCACCGGATGATCCTAAGTCCTTTGCCGCGATGCGTTATACCGAATCTCGCCTGTCGAAATACGCGGAGCTGCTGCTCGGGGAACTCGGTCAGGGAACGGTAGATTACGTCCCGAACTTTGACGGTACGCTGCAGGAACCGAAGATGCTGCCTGCGCGTTTACCGAACATCCTGCTTAACGGGACAACCGGGATCGCCGTGGGTATGGCAACCGACATTCCTCCGCATAACCTGCGTGAGGTTGCTCAGGCCGCCATTACGCTCATTGATCAGCCTAAAACTACGCTCGACGACCTGCTCGATATCGTTCACGGTCCTGACTATCCGACCGAGGCTGAGATCATTACGCCGCGTGAAGATATCCGCAAAATTTACCAGAACGGGCGCGGTTCAGTCCGCATGCGTGCGGTATGGCGTAAAGAAGACGGTGATGTGGTGATTACCGCCTTGCCTCACCAGGTGTCCGGTGCTCGCGTGTTGGAGCAGATTGCCAGCCAGATGCGCGCTAAAAAGCTGCCGATGGTGGAAGACCTGCGGGATGAATCGAACCATGAAAACCCGACGCGCCTGGTGATTGTGCCTCGTTCTAATCGCGTGGACGTCGAACAGGTGATGAACCATCTCTTCGCAACCACCGATCTGGAAAAAAGCTATCGCATTAACCTGAACATGATTGGTCTGGACGGTCGTCCGGCGGTGAAAAACCTGCTGGAGATCCTCAGCGAATGGCTGGTTTACCGCCGCGATACGGTGCGCCGTCGCCTGAACTATCGTCTGGAAAAAGTCCTCAAGCGCCTGCATATCCTCGAAGGTTTGCTGGTGGCGTTCCTCAATATCGACGAAGTGATCCACATCATTCGTAGCGAGGATGAGCCCAAGCCGGCGCTGATGTCCCGTTTTGGTATCAGCGAAACTCAGGCCGAAGCCATCCTTGAGCTGAAACTTCGCCACCTCGCCAGGCTCGAAGAAGTGAAGATCCGCGGTGAGCAGGACGAGCTGGAAAAAGAACGCGATCAGCTGCAGGGCATTCTCGCTTCCGAGCGTAAAATGAACACCCTGCTGAAAAAAGAACTGCAATCAGACGCCGATACCTACGGCGACGCTCGTCGTTCTCCACTGCATGAGCGCGGCGAAGCGAAAGCGATGAGCGAGCACGACATGGTGCCGTCTGAACCGGTCACCATCGTGCTGTCGCAGATGGGCTGGGTGCGTAGCGCCAAAGGCCACGATATTGACGCACCGGGCCTGAGCTACAAAGCCGGTGACAGCTATCTGGGCTCAGCCAAAGGCAAAAGCAACCAGCCTGTGGCGTTCATCGACTCCACGGGAAGAAGCTATGCGCTGGACCCAATCACTTTACCGTCAGCGCGCGGTCAGGGTGAGCCTTTAACGGGTAAACTTACGCCGCCGCCGGGCGCGACCGTGGACTATGTTCTGATGGCTGCAGACGATCAGAAACTGCTGATGGCTTCGGATGCAGGCTATGGTTTTGTCTGTACCTTTAACGACGTCGTGTCGCGTAATCGCGCAGGTAAAGCGCTGATTTCCCTGCCTGATAATGCACGCATCCTCCCACCGCTGGAAATTCATAGCGCAGACGACATGCTGCTGGCTATCACTGCCGCCGGGCGTATGCTGATGTTCCCGGTGAGTGATTTGCCGGAACTGTCTAAAGGTAAGGGCAATAAGATTATCTCTATTCCGGCGGCAGAAGCGGCCAAAGGTGAAGATAAGCTGGCGCACCTGTTTATCCTGCCGCCGCAGAGCACCCTGACCCTGCACGTTGGCAAGCGCAAAATTAAGCTGCGCCCTGAAGAACTGCAGAAAATCACCGGTGAGCGAGGTCGTCGCGGGACGTTAATGCGCGGCCTGCAGCGCATAGATCGGGTAGATGTCGACTCCCCAATGCGGGCAGGGGCTGGAGACAGCGAAGAATAA
- a CDS encoding 1-acylglycerol-3-phosphate O-acyltransferase, giving the protein MLAIVRFIIVVIYCILVCILGSIYCLFSPRNPRHVATFGHLFGRLAPVFGLKVETRLPAGAENHPTAIYIGNHQNNYDMVTAANIVQPPTVTVGKKSLMWIPFFGQLYWLTGNLLIDRDNRAKAHSTISQVVDQIRKRNVSIWMFPEGTRSRGRGLLPFKTGAFHAAIAAGVPIIPVCVSNTSNKIKLNRWNNGLVIVEMLPPVDISAYGKDQVRKLATDCRELMMAKIDELNQEVAAREAAGKVEKNQAH; this is encoded by the coding sequence ATGCTAGCGATTGTACGTTTTATTATTGTCGTTATTTACTGCATCCTGGTATGCATCTTAGGTTCAATTTATTGTCTGTTTAGCCCACGTAATCCGCGCCATGTGGCAACCTTTGGGCACCTTTTCGGGCGTCTTGCGCCGGTATTTGGTCTTAAGGTAGAAACCCGCTTACCTGCCGGGGCTGAAAATCACCCTACTGCGATATACATCGGGAACCATCAGAACAACTACGATATGGTCACCGCCGCTAATATCGTCCAGCCGCCAACGGTTACGGTCGGGAAAAAAAGCCTGATGTGGATCCCGTTCTTTGGCCAGCTTTACTGGCTGACGGGCAACCTGCTGATTGACCGCGATAACCGGGCGAAAGCCCACAGCACCATTTCTCAGGTTGTTGACCAGATTCGCAAGCGCAACGTGTCAATCTGGATGTTCCCAGAGGGCACCCGTAGCCGCGGGCGTGGCCTGCTGCCGTTTAAAACCGGCGCGTTTCATGCGGCTATTGCGGCCGGTGTCCCGATTATTCCGGTGTGTGTTTCCAATACCAGTAATAAAATTAAGCTAAACCGTTGGAACAACGGCTTAGTCATTGTCGAAATGCTGCCGCCTGTTGATATCAGCGCTTATGGTAAAGATCAGGTACGTAAGCTGGCCACCGACTGTCGTGAACTGATGATGGCCAAAATCGACGAACTAAATCAGGAAGTCGCCGCGCGTGAAGCCGCCGGCAAAGTTGAAAAGAATCAGGCGCATTAA
- the ftsP gene encoding cell division protein FtsP, which translates to MSLSRRQFIQASGVALCASSVPLRANAAGQQQPLPVPPLLESRRGQPLFLTLQRAHWSFTGGAKAPVWGLNGRYMGPTIRVWSGDDVKMIYSNRLQENVAMTIAGLQVPGPLIGGAARMMSPNVDWAPVLPIRQRAATLWYHANTPNRTARQVYNGLAGMWLIEDEVSKSLPIPNHYGVDDFPIIIQDKRLDNFGAPEYQEPGSGGFVGDTLLVNGVQSPYVEVSRGWVRLRLLNASNSRRYQLQMSDGRSIAVISSDQGFLPAPVSVKQLSLAPGERREILIDMTEGKEVSITAGEAAGIMDRIRGFFEPSSILISTLVLTLRPTGLLPLVTDTLPMRLLPEEIMGGNPTRSREITLGDDPGINGQLWDMKRIDIQTQQGTWERWTVRADTPQSFHIEGVSFLVRNVNGASPFGEDRGWKDTVWVDGQVELLVYFGQPSWEHFPFLYSSQTLELADRGSIGQLLVQPAP; encoded by the coding sequence ATGTCACTCAGTCGGCGTCAGTTTATTCAGGCATCCGGAGTTGCGCTTTGTGCCAGCTCGGTGCCGCTGAGGGCAAACGCGGCAGGGCAGCAGCAACCTTTACCGGTTCCCCCCCTGCTTGAATCTCGCCGTGGCCAGCCGTTATTCCTGACGTTGCAGCGTGCCCACTGGTCATTTACCGGTGGCGCAAAAGCCCCCGTTTGGGGCTTAAACGGGCGCTATATGGGGCCAACGATTCGCGTCTGGAGCGGTGACGACGTGAAGATGATTTACAGCAACCGCCTGCAAGAAAACGTCGCGATGACCATTGCTGGCCTGCAGGTGCCGGGCCCGCTGATTGGCGGTGCTGCACGTATGATGTCACCTAACGTGGACTGGGCACCCGTGCTGCCCATTCGCCAACGAGCCGCAACGCTTTGGTATCACGCCAATACGCCAAATCGTACCGCAAGGCAGGTTTACAACGGCCTGGCGGGGATGTGGTTGATTGAGGACGAGGTCAGCAAGTCCCTGCCCATTCCTAACCACTACGGCGTCGACGACTTCCCGATCATCATCCAGGACAAACGTCTCGATAATTTCGGTGCGCCAGAATACCAGGAGCCGGGCAGCGGTGGTTTTGTTGGCGATACGCTGTTAGTTAACGGGGTGCAAAGTCCATACGTTGAAGTGTCCCGCGGCTGGGTGCGGCTGCGCTTGTTGAATGCATCCAACTCTCGCCGCTATCAGCTGCAAATGAGCGACGGCCGTTCGATAGCGGTGATTTCCAGCGATCAGGGCTTCCTGCCTGCGCCGGTTTCGGTCAAGCAGCTGTCGCTGGCGCCGGGAGAGCGTCGGGAAATTCTTATCGACATGACCGAAGGGAAAGAAGTGTCGATCACCGCCGGTGAAGCTGCCGGCATTATGGACCGCATTCGCGGCTTCTTTGAGCCGTCGAGCATTTTGATTTCCACGCTGGTGTTAACGCTGCGTCCGACAGGGCTGCTGCCGCTGGTCACCGACACGCTGCCAATGCGCCTGCTGCCGGAAGAGATCATGGGCGGTAACCCGACGCGCAGCCGTGAAATCACCCTCGGTGACGATCCCGGTATTAACGGCCAGCTGTGGGATATGAAGCGTATTGATATTCAGACCCAGCAGGGAACCTGGGAGCGCTGGACGGTGCGCGCGGACACGCCGCAGTCTTTCCACATTGAAGGCGTCAGTTTCCTGGTTCGTAACGTCAACGGGGCTTCGCCATTTGGGGAAGATCGCGGGTGGAAGGATACCGTGTGGGTAGACGGGCAGGTCGAGCTTCTGGTCTATTTTGGCCAGCCGTCCTGGGAGCATTTCCCGTTCCTTTATTCCAGCCAGACGCTGGAGCTTGCCGACCGCGGTTCTATTGGTCAGCTGCTGGTTCAGCCCGCGCCGTAG
- a CDS encoding HAD family hydrolase yields MSNPLYVFDLDHTLIDADCSTLWSRFLSREGLIKDPDYLAKEHKLMLDYQRGEMNIHEYVGVTLAPLAGMTIADVDTLVARCVETDVLPLVYPQAKRLIEQLHAQGQQMMIISASVSLLVKAIAPRLGIKHAIGIDLVTGNNAYTSVISGVPSYQTGKITRLKEWLQVNPEYSGELTFYTDSINDLPLCLEADRVLMVNPCQKLAAQGARYGWQTLNWSL; encoded by the coding sequence ATGTCTAACCCGCTTTACGTTTTTGACCTCGATCACACCCTGATAGACGCCGACTGCAGCACCCTCTGGAGCCGCTTCCTTTCCCGCGAAGGGCTGATTAAAGACCCCGATTATCTGGCTAAAGAACACAAGCTGATGCTCGACTATCAGCGCGGCGAAATGAATATCCACGAATACGTTGGCGTGACGCTGGCTCCGCTGGCGGGTATGACGATTGCCGATGTGGACACCCTCGTTGCCCGCTGCGTAGAAACCGACGTTCTGCCGCTGGTTTACCCGCAGGCGAAGCGCCTGATTGAGCAATTGCACGCCCAGGGCCAGCAGATGATGATTATCTCTGCGTCCGTCAGCCTGCTGGTGAAAGCCATTGCACCACGGCTTGGCATTAAACATGCGATAGGTATCGACCTGGTGACCGGCAATAACGCTTACACCAGCGTGATAAGCGGCGTGCCGAGCTACCAGACCGGGAAAATTACCCGCCTGAAGGAGTGGCTGCAGGTGAATCCGGAATACAGCGGGGAACTGACGTTTTATACCGATTCCATTAACGATCTGCCGTTGTGTCTGGAGGCCGACCGGGTATTGATGGTCAATCCTTGTCAGAAGCTTGCGGCGCAGGGCGCACGCTACGGTTGGCAAACGCTGAACTGGTCTTTGTAG